One genomic region from Marinomonas maritima encodes:
- a CDS encoding DUF3750 domain-containing protein: MTKYIGLLFITILLSACSTNDSWRTASREPAGIAPAPEIEKEAVIEFYAADAYSWRGWFAVHTWVATKEKNATEYTVYEVVGWRVNRGLPALSEYKTATPDRYWFGAKPSKVLSITGQKAEALIPKISDAVKRYPWANEYTVFPGPNSNTFPTWIGQQVPELDLDMPFNAIGSGYANKK; encoded by the coding sequence ATGACAAAGTACATTGGATTACTCTTCATTACTATATTACTGAGCGCTTGTTCGACAAATGACAGCTGGCGCACAGCAAGCCGTGAACCTGCTGGTATTGCGCCCGCACCGGAAATAGAAAAAGAGGCTGTCATTGAATTCTATGCCGCAGATGCCTACAGCTGGCGCGGCTGGTTTGCGGTTCATACCTGGGTTGCCACAAAAGAAAAAAACGCGACTGAGTACACAGTATATGAAGTCGTTGGCTGGCGAGTTAATCGCGGATTACCTGCATTATCAGAATACAAAACAGCCACACCCGATCGTTATTGGTTTGGAGCAAAGCCGAGTAAAGTACTGTCTATAACCGGCCAAAAAGCCGAAGCCCTCATTCCAAAAATTAGCGACGCCGTAAAACGCTATCCTTGGGCAAACGAATACACTGTATTCCCAGGCCCAAACAGTAATACCTTCCCAACGTGGATAGGACAGCAAGTCCCTGAACTTGACCTTGATATGCCGTTCAACGCCATTGGCAGTGGTTACGCTAACAAAAAATAA
- a CDS encoding YheV family putative zinc ribbon protein: MTVKRFIAGAVCPRCSEMDKIRAWRDDDAEKQYRECISCGYEDVQSTVVQAQPTEIVTRVNQPHSSAPEAEEVVINFIPNPGMTKH, from the coding sequence ATGACAGTAAAACGTTTTATCGCGGGGGCCGTGTGCCCACGCTGTAGTGAGATGGATAAGATTCGTGCGTGGCGTGATGATGACGCTGAAAAACAGTATCGAGAGTGTATTTCCTGTGGCTATGAAGATGTTCAGTCGACAGTGGTACAGGCCCAGCCGACTGAAATCGTTACACGGGTGAACCAACCGCACAGCAGCGCGCCGGAGGCGGAAGAAGTCGTAATCAACTTCATCCCAAACCCCGGAATGACAAAACACTAA